Proteins from a genomic interval of Rhodothermales bacterium:
- a CDS encoding DUF11 domain-containing protein, whose amino-acid sequence MIQRRTAFDGFRAFLLAAFLLLPVLAPSARAAGSSAVCYLVADNEGENTDALSKLIGADEHFIGKTHTTYIEAVAFHPQTGVLYAADSGRLGSLDLSTGLFTGIGHIGSGKGALGTQHFGDVDGLAFDPHSGVLYGSVRRQAEDLLIQIDPATGRAIEDAFGLHKTYIVIEPFETDAYILLDDVDDIAVDPKDGTLFGIVNEDGTMSRLVAIDKNTGALTDLTDLDVENIEGLGFSADGTLLGVRGDGDAKVVVIDQTTGATSVRAHLGVRGNTDYESIACLTDSTNKISGTVFEDKDKDGARGHGDLGFAGATVKLYKDVNNNGKVDQNDKLLDTEVTDHKGEYLFEISARGDFLIVVEKGTLPAHATLTTTDLHTAWFGGFGEHDSDNDFGFTVKHISKDPALCYVVADNDHRSGNSADVLSKLTSHGAEQVIGSTGTFALEAIAYQKKTHTLYAADAGRLGTLDLNTGAFTAIGSFGSGKGSLGTVQFDDVDGLTFDPFSEKLFASVRRNGGPDLLIQVDTATGEAVADAFGQHKDYVEVGTIEVHGVELDDVDDIAISTWDGKMYGILNLSGMKSRLVLIDKWDGAVTDITDLDLENVEGLGFSVDGTFLGVSGDDGREVVVIDPATGETTTRATLGAAGNNDYEAIACLTDAGNEISGTVFRDKNENGILDYGEPGQKDVTVKLYRDKNGNGQVDAHDPFVASRLTAADGTYTFHVSSLGDFVLETDLRTYPNNTELTTDNVETASFTNFGQTDTGNDFGFTDAQPRLIDLELTKEVNTSSPKLGDSVTFVITVVNAGPDKATGVEVRDIIPYGLEFEGAWASQGEYKFLHGLWTVGELKAGESASLEITTAVTISNTIENIAQVSAADQDDVDSTPDNGDPNEDDQDNALVTARATAAFTPSDCTDMGTITALVYDPVGEQLIAGTETGGVHISNDNGQSWPPYLQTDNRLPIRDILVSKTGSYYVATEGAGVFVSDSQGENWNQIGPSGADFFDIDLYDSRMRLYAAGDGSVQVWEGLSWSRAGANSNPFENKKVTAVAVDDASGLVFAAAPGLGIYALVNGWWKPMGAGLPVGIVNTLHAADGQVYAGTNTDGVYRLENGIWNRFGYGLDGQAIETIATGADGTLLAGSRENGAYFYDESKELWTNAVNLPVRTVSAVTTAPTGEIFAGTPGSGVYAFIDSDWDGQLDQWRHVAALVVNAVIQDIVKTETGELFAATYGYGVLYSNDGGQCWTRMNRGFENLYTYAIERNSAGTLFVGIWADGKGGVWRSDDNARNWEFLDLGDRQVLSLAIDPNDEDVMYAGVNLEWSSVYRSMDGGYTWTPLNSFGDPAWAIQVDPNDSNHVVVGTVGRGVWESFDRAESFSQIGGHGSAPSGAWDLHFGPKHGPYDGQLFAATPEGVFVKQGNKFELFGDGSEDFDVRTLAFMGEIIFAGTWGQGVLAYNPGTGTWEDAGFGALPVLAFAVMEQNQTLIIGTSGQGLFVGHGLAASSGTTTNTETGDVDVPTGFDLDAAYPNPFNPQTTVPFSLSEAAQVHLAVYDLLGREVAVLADGMMTAGRHAVTFHAHGIPSGTYLVRMRAGSQVETNTVTLVK is encoded by the coding sequence ATGATCCAGCGCCGAACCGCCTTTGACGGATTCCGTGCCTTCCTTCTGGCCGCATTCCTGCTGCTGCCCGTGCTCGCGCCCAGCGCGCGTGCTGCCGGCAGTAGCGCCGTTTGCTACCTGGTCGCAGACAACGAAGGAGAAAACACGGACGCGCTCTCCAAGCTGATTGGTGCCGATGAGCACTTCATTGGTAAGACGCATACCACATATATAGAGGCCGTGGCCTTTCACCCGCAGACGGGTGTGCTGTACGCCGCGGACTCCGGACGCCTCGGATCTCTGGATCTGTCGACCGGCCTGTTCACAGGAATCGGTCACATCGGGAGCGGCAAGGGCGCGCTCGGTACGCAGCACTTCGGTGATGTGGACGGGCTCGCGTTTGATCCTCACTCGGGTGTGCTGTACGGATCCGTGCGCCGCCAGGCGGAGGATCTGCTGATCCAGATCGACCCCGCCACCGGCCGGGCCATCGAGGACGCATTCGGCCTCCACAAGACGTACATCGTCATCGAGCCCTTCGAAACCGATGCGTACATCCTGCTGGATGACGTGGACGATATCGCCGTAGACCCCAAGGACGGGACCCTGTTCGGCATCGTCAATGAGGACGGCACGATGAGCAGGCTGGTGGCCATCGACAAGAACACCGGTGCGCTCACCGACCTCACCGATCTCGACGTGGAGAACATCGAAGGTCTTGGCTTCTCCGCGGACGGCACGCTGCTTGGCGTTCGTGGCGACGGGGACGCCAAGGTCGTGGTCATTGACCAGACCACAGGCGCGACCAGCGTGCGCGCACATCTTGGTGTACGGGGCAACACCGACTACGAGTCCATCGCCTGCCTGACCGACTCGACCAACAAGATTTCGGGCACCGTCTTCGAGGACAAGGACAAGGACGGCGCTCGGGGGCACGGCGACCTCGGCTTCGCCGGTGCCACGGTCAAGCTCTACAAAGACGTCAACAACAACGGCAAGGTCGATCAGAACGACAAGCTGCTGGACACCGAGGTGACCGACCACAAAGGCGAGTATCTGTTCGAGATCTCTGCCCGGGGCGACTTCCTCATCGTCGTCGAGAAAGGCACGCTGCCGGCGCACGCCACGCTGACCACGACGGACCTGCATACCGCCTGGTTCGGGGGCTTCGGCGAACATGACTCGGACAACGACTTCGGCTTCACGGTCAAGCACATCTCCAAGGACCCCGCCCTTTGCTATGTGGTCGCCGACAACGACCATCGCAGCGGCAACTCGGCTGACGTGCTCTCGAAGCTGACGTCGCATGGGGCCGAGCAGGTCATCGGCAGTACCGGCACATTCGCACTGGAGGCCATCGCCTACCAGAAGAAGACGCACACGCTGTATGCAGCAGACGCCGGCCGCCTGGGCACACTGGACCTGAACACGGGTGCCTTCACTGCGATCGGCTCCTTCGGCTCCGGCAAGGGATCCCTGGGTACCGTGCAGTTTGATGACGTGGACGGACTCACATTCGATCCCTTCTCCGAGAAGCTCTTCGCTTCGGTGCGCCGCAACGGTGGACCTGACCTGCTGATCCAGGTCGACACCGCGACCGGCGAGGCCGTCGCAGATGCCTTCGGCCAGCACAAGGACTACGTGGAAGTCGGCACCATCGAGGTGCACGGCGTGGAACTCGATGACGTAGACGACATCGCCATCTCCACCTGGGACGGCAAGATGTACGGCATCCTGAATCTGTCCGGCATGAAGAGCCGCCTGGTGCTGATCGACAAGTGGGACGGCGCCGTCACCGACATCACGGATCTCGATCTGGAGAACGTGGAAGGCCTCGGGTTCTCGGTGGACGGGACGTTCCTGGGCGTGTCCGGCGATGACGGCCGCGAAGTCGTCGTGATCGACCCGGCTACCGGGGAGACCACCACCCGTGCCACGCTCGGCGCTGCCGGCAACAATGACTACGAGGCCATCGCCTGCCTGACCGACGCCGGCAATGAGATCTCGGGCACCGTCTTCCGCGACAAGAACGAGAACGGCATTCTGGACTACGGCGAGCCGGGCCAGAAGGACGTCACGGTGAAGCTCTATCGCGACAAGAACGGCAACGGCCAGGTGGATGCGCACGACCCGTTCGTAGCGTCCAGGCTGACGGCCGCCGACGGCACGTACACCTTCCACGTCTCGTCGCTGGGCGACTTCGTCCTGGAGACGGACCTGCGCACCTACCCGAACAATACGGAGCTGACGACGGACAACGTCGAGACCGCATCGTTCACGAACTTCGGCCAGACCGATACGGGCAACGACTTCGGTTTCACCGATGCGCAGCCGCGCCTCATTGACCTCGAGCTGACCAAAGAGGTGAATACCTCCAGCCCGAAGCTCGGCGACAGTGTGACGTTCGTCATCACGGTTGTCAACGCCGGGCCGGACAAGGCGACGGGCGTTGAGGTTCGCGACATCATCCCGTACGGCCTCGAGTTCGAGGGCGCCTGGGCCTCGCAGGGCGAGTACAAGTTCCTCCACGGCCTCTGGACCGTCGGGGAGTTGAAGGCCGGCGAGTCGGCATCGCTCGAAATCACGACGGCGGTGACGATCTCGAACACTATCGAGAACATTGCCCAGGTCTCGGCCGCCGACCAGGACGACGTGGATTCCACGCCGGACAACGGTGACCCGAACGAAGACGATCAGGACAATGCCCTGGTAACCGCGCGTGCAACGGCTGCCTTCACGCCGTCCGACTGCACGGACATGGGTACGATCACTGCGCTCGTCTACGACCCCGTCGGCGAGCAGCTGATTGCCGGTACCGAGACGGGCGGTGTGCACATCTCCAACGACAACGGCCAGAGCTGGCCGCCGTACCTGCAGACCGACAATCGCCTGCCGATCCGCGATATCCTGGTCTCGAAGACCGGGAGCTACTACGTCGCTACCGAGGGCGCGGGCGTGTTCGTGTCCGACTCGCAGGGTGAGAACTGGAACCAGATCGGTCCCAGTGGCGCCGACTTCTTCGACATCGACCTGTATGACTCCCGCATGCGTCTGTATGCGGCGGGCGATGGGTCCGTGCAGGTCTGGGAAGGCCTGAGCTGGAGTCGTGCCGGGGCCAACTCGAACCCGTTCGAGAACAAGAAAGTGACGGCCGTCGCCGTGGACGACGCCAGCGGACTGGTCTTCGCGGCCGCGCCGGGGCTGGGCATCTACGCCCTGGTAAATGGTTGGTGGAAGCCGATGGGCGCCGGGCTGCCGGTGGGCATCGTCAATACGCTGCACGCGGCTGACGGCCAGGTGTACGCCGGTACAAACACCGACGGTGTGTATCGTCTGGAGAACGGCATCTGGAATCGGTTCGGATACGGTCTGGACGGCCAGGCCATCGAGACCATTGCCACGGGTGCCGACGGCACGCTGCTGGCGGGCAGCCGCGAAAACGGAGCCTACTTCTACGACGAGTCCAAGGAGCTGTGGACCAACGCCGTCAACCTGCCGGTGCGCACGGTGTCTGCCGTGACCACGGCGCCGACGGGCGAGATCTTCGCCGGCACGCCGGGCTCGGGTGTCTACGCCTTCATCGACAGTGACTGGGACGGCCAGCTGGACCAGTGGCGCCACGTCGCGGCCCTGGTGGTGAACGCCGTCATCCAGGACATCGTAAAGACGGAGACCGGCGAGCTGTTCGCAGCCACCTACGGCTACGGCGTGCTCTACTCGAATGATGGCGGACAGTGCTGGACCCGCATGAACCGCGGGTTCGAGAACCTCTATACCTACGCCATCGAGCGGAATTCTGCAGGCACGCTGTTCGTCGGAATCTGGGCCGACGGAAAGGGTGGTGTCTGGCGCTCGGACGACAACGCCCGCAACTGGGAGTTCCTGGATCTGGGTGACCGGCAGGTGCTCTCGCTGGCCATCGATCCGAACGACGAAGACGTCATGTACGCCGGCGTCAATCTGGAGTGGAGCTCTGTGTATCGCTCCATGGATGGAGGCTATACCTGGACGCCGCTGAATTCGTTCGGTGATCCGGCATGGGCCATCCAGGTCGATCCGAATGATTCGAACCACGTGGTGGTCGGCACGGTTGGCCGCGGTGTGTGGGAGTCCTTTGATCGCGCCGAGAGCTTCTCTCAGATCGGCGGACACGGCAGTGCGCCTTCGGGCGCGTGGGACCTGCACTTCGGTCCCAAGCACGGCCCGTACGACGGCCAGCTGTTTGCGGCCACGCCCGAGGGCGTGTTCGTCAAGCAAGGCAACAAGTTTGAGCTGTTCGGAGACGGCAGCGAGGACTTTGATGTGCGCACACTGGCCTTCATGGGCGAGATCATCTTCGCCGGCACCTGGGGACAGGGCGTGCTTGCCTACAACCCGGGCACGGGCACGTGGGAAGACGCCGGCTTCGGTGCCCTGCCGGTGCTCGCCTTCGCTGTGATGGAGCAGAACCAGACGCTGATCATCGGTACGAGCGGCCAGGGGCTGTTCGTGGGCCACGGACTGGCGGCCTCCTCGGGTACGACCACCAATACCGAAACCGGCGATGTGGATGTGCCGACCGGATTCGATCTGGACGCTGCCTATCCGAACCCGTTCAACCCGCAGACCACAGTGCCCTTCAGCCTGTCGGAAGCCGCGCAGGTTCACCTGGCTGTGTACGACCTGCTGGGCCGCGAGGTCGCGGTCCTGGCGGACGGCATGATGACCGCCGGTCGCCACGCCGTGACCTTCCACGCGCACGGTATCCCGTCAGGTACCTACCTTGTGAGGATGCGCGCCGGTTCGCAGGTCGAAACTAATACGGTCACGCTTGTGAAATAA